The window TCAGGATCTTGGTCACCGGAACTCCGTCCTTGCCCGGCTCCGTGGCGGTGACACGCAAGGCATAGGCCTCTTCGACGGGGTGGTTAACCGCGAAGGGGGTCACCGTGAACGGGCCCACCGTCACCGGCTTGAGTTCGGTCCAGTTGGTGAAGTCGAATTCCTCGTGCATTCCAGGATCGAGGTCCAGCCCATATGCTGTGGCCATCCTGTCCGCCGTAGCTGCAGGACCCCAAACCGGCAGGCGATCCCGGCCCCATCCTCCGGGCTTCCAGCGGACCGCGACATGCAGGCCGCAAAGGTCCATGCAGTGATCGGGATGAAGGTGGGTGAGGAAGATCGCGTCGATGTCCTCCAGGTCCGTATAGCGCTGAATAGCGCCCAAGGCTCCGCTGCCCAGGTCCATCACGATCTTCCACTCACGCTCACCGTCGTGGGCTGTCACCAAGTAACACGACGCCGGCGAACCGGGACCAGGGAAAGAGCCTGTGCAGCCTACGATGGTCAGCTTCACAGGTCACGCCCCATGGTTGTGCCGGTGCCGCGACTGAGCGTGCCCTCGGGCTGGACGAAATAGGAGCGCCGGGACAGCCCGGATCCGGACCGTGCTGCTTCCAGCATCTCGGGAGTTATTCGAGCCAAGCTGCCCGTGGGGTACTGGGCCGCGACGTGGTCCACATGCTTCACGGAAAGGACCTCCGGCCCCAGGAAGCGGCGGGCCAAGGTCTCAAACTGGGTGGCGTCACCGGTCGCTATGAATTCGTGGCTCGGCGCCCAGGCATCTGTCCGCTGGATGCCGTGGTTGGCCAAGGCGCGGTAGACGTCCTTGGCAGTCTCCTCGGCACTGGAAACCAGCGTGACGTCCTCGCCCATGACGAAGGAAATGACACCGGTCAGCAGCGGGTAGTGGGTGCAGCCCAGGACAACAGTGTCCACTCCGGCAACCTTGAGGGGCTCGAGGTACTCATTGGCAGCAGCCAGGAGCTCGGGACCCGTCGTGATTCCAGCTTCCACAAACTCCACGAACGCCGGGCAGGCCACGGACGTAATGCTGAGGTCCGGGGCGGCGGCAAAAGTGTCCTCGTAGGCTCTCGAACCCACGGTGGCGGAGGTTCCGATGACGCCGATCCTGCCGGAACGGGTAGCCGAGACTGCGCGCCTCACCGCAGGCTGGATTACTTCGATGACCGGGATGCCATAGCGGGCGGTGTAGCGTTCCCTGGCATCCCGGAGCACCGCGGCGGAGGCCGAGTTGCAGGCAATGGTCAACAACTTCACGCCGGAATCCACCAGTTCGTCCATGACGCCAAGGGCGTTGGCACGAACTTCGGCAATAGGCAGCGGACCGTAGGGGCCGTGTGCGGTGTCGCCAACGTAGAGGATTGATTCGTTGGGGAGCTGGTCAATGATGGATCGCGCCACAGTCAACCCACCCACACCCGAATCAAAAATCCCGATTGGACGTGTCCCTAGGAGTTCCCCGTTATCGGTGGGGGCGTCACTGCCCAAGACGCCGCTTGGTGAACCCGAATCTGAAGTCATAATTATTCGAGAATAAGGCTTCCCGTGGTGTGCGGCCATTACCTGTGCTCTCCGCCTCGTGTCTGATTTGTCACAGGACAGCCGGATCTGTCGCAGGGCAGTAGCGGCAAGCCGCCGCCAGGATCAGGATTTCCCCTGCCTTGCGGCCATCATCGCCTGCACCAAGGACTCCTGGAGCCACGTAGTGAAGTTGTAGACGAGGGCCAGGTAACTCTCCACATCCTCCGCCTGGCTCCAGTCCTGCATGCTGTGGATGTGCTCGGCGTCGGCTTCATCGCGAATATCCAGGCGTTCGGCCAGGACGAGCCGGACGTCGTTCAGCGCCATTGACCAACGAGTGGCGTCCTCGGGCGAGAGAACGAGCTCATCCTTGTCCAAGCCCAAAGCGGCGGCCCTCAAAGCACCGATCTTGCTTTCCCGGACAGAGCGTTCGGTGAGCTGGCGGAACTCCAGCGAGCCGTCGTCGTCGTCCTTCATGACGTTGGGCAACAGGCGCAGCAGGGCGCGGTCGCTGGGCTGCTTGACGTCCATGTCCAAGCCGATCAGCGCAGCCAGGGGGTCTTCGTTCTCCCGGACGTCCGACTCCAGCATGGAGATGACGTCGTCCAGCAATCCGCGCAGGAGATCGCGCTCTGCCGGCTCCAGGTATCCGCTGATGCCTTTGAGGCCATACTTGAATGCCTTAGCCACGCTGGCGGCCGCCCTTCCCGGGTGTTTCGTTGCCGCTCGCGGCCTTCTCAACTGTGGCCCATAGACCAAAACCGTGCATGGCCACGGCATGCTGTTCCACTTGTTCCTTGCTGCCGTGGGCAACGATTGACCGGCCCTTCTTGTGGACCTCCATCATGAGCTTGTGGGCTTTGGACTCGGAGTAGCCGAAGTAACTCTGGAACACAAAGCTCACGTAGCTCATCAGATTCACGGGATCATTCCAGATCACAAGGTTCCACGGGATATCAGGGGCTGTCAGGACATCGGTGGAGGACTGCTCTGCAGCTTTAGTCCGCTCATCGATGTCCGTGCCGTACGCAACGCTAGGGCTCATCTGTCCATTCTATGGCGGCTCGCACTAGAGTGAATTCGTGAGTAGAGCCACGTCGTGGGACCACCCCGCAACTTCCTTGTACACAGACCACTACGAACTGACCATGCTTCAGGCAGCCTTGCACTCCGGCGCTGCGCACCGCCGCTCGGTGTTCGAAGCATTCGCCCGGCGGCTGCCGGACGGCCGCCGCTATGGCGTGGTAGGCGGCACGGGACGCCTTCTGGAGGGGATAGCGGACTTCCGGTTCGGCGAGGAGGAGCTTGCCTTCCTGGAGCAGAACAAGGTGGTCAACCAGGAAACCCTGGACTACCTGGCGGACTACAAGTTCAGCGGCGACATCTGGGGCTATGCCGAAGGTGACGCCTACTTCCCCAACTCCCCCATCCTCATTGTCGAATCCACCTTCGCCGAGGCCTGCATCCTGGAAACCTTCATCCTGTCCGTCCTCAATCACGACAGCGCCATCGCTTCCGCGGCCTCCAGAATGACCTCGGCGGCCGGCACCCGCCCGTGCATCGAGATGGGCTCCCGCCGCACCCAGGAGGAATCCGCGACGGCGGCAGCCAGGGCCGCTGTGATTGCCGGCTTTGCCAGCACCTCCAACCTCGAAGCAGGCCGGCGCTATGGCATAAAAACCGTGGGTACCGCAGCACACTCGTTCACTCTGCTGCACGACACTGAACGCGAAGCCTTCGAGGCACAGATCGCAACGTTCGGCCCCGGCACATCGCTGTTGGTGGATACTTACGACGTCGAGACGGCGGTGCGCACTGCCGTCGAGCTGGCCGGCGACAAACTCGGCGCTGTCCGGCTGGATTCCGGAGACCTCATTGCGCAGGCTCAGTGGGTCCGGCAATTGCTTGACGAACTCGGCAACGTCAACACCCGCATTGTGGTCACCTCCGACCTCGACGAATTCGCCATCGCGGCCCTCCAGTCAGCCCCCGTGGACTCTTACGGAGTCGGTACGTCGTTGGTCACCGGATCCGGCGCTCCCACGGCCAGCATGGTCTACAAGCTGGTCAGCCGCACCAACGACGCCGGCGAGTTCATTTCGGTTGCCAAGGCCGCCAAGAACAAGGCAAGCGTCGGTGGACGCAAATACGCCCTCCGTAAGCTCAATGAGCGCGGCCGGGCCACCCAGGAAATGGTGGGAATCGGCCACCGCCCCGAAGATGACGGCAACGACCGCGAGCTGCTTCACCAGTTCGTCAAGAACGGCGAGGTGCTGCCAGGGTGGACCGGACCGGAAGGCGTCATCCGTGCACGCGAACGTCACACGGCCACCATGGCCGAGCTGCCCGCCGTCGTGAACCGCCTCCAGCGGGGCGAAGCTGCCATCCCCACCATCTACGAGGAGAACTGATGTCCCGGGCCTTGATCATCGTCGATGTTCAAAATGACTTCTGCGAGGGCGGAACGCTCGCCGTTCAAGGCGGCGCCGCTGTGGCAGGTGCCATCACGGAGTACGTGGATTCCAACCAGCAACACTTCGATCACATCGTGGCCACTCAAGACTGGCACATAGAGCCCGGAGACCACTTCTCAGAGGACCCGGACATGGTGGATTCCTGGCCTCCGCACTGCAGGGCCCGAAGCAAAGGTGCCGAACTCCACGAAGACCTGGATCCCGAGTACATCCACGCCTACTTCCGGAAAGGGCAGTTCACCGCGGCCTACTCCGGCTTCGAAGGCGTTTTGGCTCCCGAAGACGACGTTCCCACCGGCGACCTCAAAGCAGGCACGGCCACTGCCGAGGTCATCGATGAAGACGCGATCGGGCTCGACGATTGGCTGCAAAGCCACGACGTCGAGGAAGTGGTGGTGGTGGGACTTGCCACCGACTACTGCGTGAAGGCTACAGCGCTGGATGCCGTCCAGGCGGGATACACCACCACGGTGATCGCTGAGCTCACGGCCGGAATCGCCGAGGACCTTAGCGATGCCTATGACGAAATGGAAGCCGCCGGCGTCGACGTCGAACGCGACTGAGACTTAGGCAAAAGACACAAGCAGGGGCGCCGCAACCGCGGCGCCCCTGCTTGTTTCTGCTGATTCTTGATCCAGCTACTTCCGGCCGATGAACCAGTCCTGAAGCTTGCGCAGGCGGGCCTGCAACTGCTCCTCGTTCGCCTGGGCCACGGCCGGGCCACCACACACTTCGCGCAGTTTCGTATGAACAACTCCGTGCGGTGTACCGGTCCTGGCGGACCAGGCAGCCACGTTCTTGGCCAGTTCATTGCGAAGATCCATGAGCATCCTGTGGTCAGGAATGGCTGGAGACGCCGCTGCAGCCAAAGGGGACTGACGCTTCTTGCGCGACTGTTGGTCGTGCTGGCGTTGACGCAGCAGCGTTCCTACCTGTTCGGCGTCGAGAAGTCCTGGTATGCCGAGGAAGTCCAGTTCCTCATCAGAGCCGATATCGGCTCCGGTACCAAACTCACCGCCGTCGAAAAGCACGCGGTCAAAGGAGGCCTGCGAATCCAAGGCTTCGAATTTACCCTTGGTGAGCTCGTCCGAGGCCTTGTCCTCGCGATTGGCCTCCGCCATGAGGTTCTCTTCAGGGTTGAAGAGACCGTCTTCGTCCTTCTCGGGGCGGTCCAGGGCGTGATCGCGCTCTGCTTCCATGGTGTTGGCCAGGATCATCAGGGGCGGAACCGATGGCAGGAAGACCGACGCCGTCTCGCCCCTCTTGCGGGCACGCACAAAGCGCCCCACAGCTTGGGCGAAGAACAGCGGCGTGGAGGTTGACGTGGCATAAACGCCCACTGACAGGCGGGGAACGTCCACGCCTTCGGACACCATGCGGACAGCCACCATCCAGCGCTGGTCCCCCGCGGAGAATTCCTCGATTTTGCTGGAAGCCTTGGAATCATCCGAGAGGATCACCGTGGGCGACTGGCCCGTGATTCTTTTCAGCTGACCGGCATACGCACGTGCGTCGTCATGATCCGTGGCGATCACCAGTCCACCGGCGTCCGGCACGGTCCGCCTGACCTCGCTGAGACGTTTGTCCGCAGCAGCCAGGACCGCAGGGATCCACTCACCGGTGGGGTTCAAGGCCGTCCGCCATGCCTGCGAGGTGATGTCCTTGGTGACAGCAGCCTCCCCAAGGGACGCCGCCATCTCGTCGCCGGCACTGGTTCGCCAGCGCATCTGGCCCGAGTAGGCCATGAACAGAACGGGACGAACCACGTGGTCCCGCAGTGCGTTGCCGTAGCCGTAGGTGTAGTCAGCCTTGGAACGGCGAATGCCGTCGCGGTCCTCGGCGTATTCAACAAAGGGAATCGGGGACGTGTCCGAACGGAACGGAGTAC is drawn from Arthrobacter sp. 31Y and contains these coding sequences:
- a CDS encoding DUF2017 domain-containing protein, producing MAKAFKYGLKGISGYLEPAERDLLRGLLDDVISMLESDVRENEDPLAALIGLDMDVKQPSDRALLRLLPNVMKDDDDGSLEFRQLTERSVRESKIGALRAAALGLDKDELVLSPEDATRWSMALNDVRLVLAERLDIRDEADAEHIHSMQDWSQAEDVESYLALVYNFTTWLQESLVQAMMAARQGKS
- a CDS encoding isochorismatase family protein, with product MSRALIIVDVQNDFCEGGTLAVQGGAAVAGAITEYVDSNQQHFDHIVATQDWHIEPGDHFSEDPDMVDSWPPHCRARSKGAELHEDLDPEYIHAYFRKGQFTAAYSGFEGVLAPEDDVPTGDLKAGTATAEVIDEDAIGLDDWLQSHDVEEVVVVGLATDYCVKATALDAVQAGYTTTVIAELTAGIAEDLSDAYDEMEAAGVDVERD
- a CDS encoding nicotinate phosphoribosyltransferase; this translates as MSRATSWDHPATSLYTDHYELTMLQAALHSGAAHRRSVFEAFARRLPDGRRYGVVGGTGRLLEGIADFRFGEEELAFLEQNKVVNQETLDYLADYKFSGDIWGYAEGDAYFPNSPILIVESTFAEACILETFILSVLNHDSAIASAASRMTSAAGTRPCIEMGSRRTQEESATAAARAAVIAGFASTSNLEAGRRYGIKTVGTAAHSFTLLHDTEREAFEAQIATFGPGTSLLVDTYDVETAVRTAVELAGDKLGAVRLDSGDLIAQAQWVRQLLDELGNVNTRIVVTSDLDEFAIAALQSAPVDSYGVGTSLVTGSGAPTASMVYKLVSRTNDAGEFISVAKAAKNKASVGGRKYALRKLNERGRATQEMVGIGHRPEDDGNDRELLHQFVKNGEVLPGWTGPEGVIRARERHTATMAELPAVVNRLQRGEAAIPTIYEEN
- the clpS gene encoding ATP-dependent Clp protease adapter ClpS, whose amino-acid sequence is MSPSVAYGTDIDERTKAAEQSSTDVLTAPDIPWNLVIWNDPVNLMSYVSFVFQSYFGYSESKAHKLMMEVHKKGRSIVAHGSKEQVEQHAVAMHGFGLWATVEKAASGNETPGKGGRQRG
- the murI gene encoding glutamate racemase gives rise to the protein MTSDSGSPSGVLGSDAPTDNGELLGTRPIGIFDSGVGGLTVARSIIDQLPNESILYVGDTAHGPYGPLPIAEVRANALGVMDELVDSGVKLLTIACNSASAAVLRDARERYTARYGIPVIEVIQPAVRRAVSATRSGRIGVIGTSATVGSRAYEDTFAAAPDLSITSVACPAFVEFVEAGITTGPELLAAANEYLEPLKVAGVDTVVLGCTHYPLLTGVISFVMGEDVTLVSSAEETAKDVYRALANHGIQRTDAWAPSHEFIATGDATQFETLARRFLGPEVLSVKHVDHVAAQYPTGSLARITPEMLEAARSGSGLSRRSYFVQPEGTLSRGTGTTMGRDL
- a CDS encoding DEAD/DEAH box helicase codes for the protein MTETLFGGPSLPPAYPERAAWGTAPKLRAWQQDALDLYMTRNPKDFLAVATPGAGKTTFALRIATTLLDSGVVNRITIVAPTDHLKRQWADAAAKVGIAIDPNFKNSDGQHGRGFVGVAVTYAQVASKPMLHRAKTEAARTLVILDEIHHGGEALSWGDGLREAFDPAARRLSLTGTPFRSDTSPIPFVEYAEDRDGIRRSKADYTYGYGNALRDHVVRPVLFMAYSGQMRWRTSAGDEMAASLGEAAVTKDITSQAWRTALNPTGEWIPAVLAAADKRLSEVRRTVPDAGGLVIATDHDDARAYAGQLKRITGQSPTVILSDDSKASSKIEEFSAGDQRWMVAVRMVSEGVDVPRLSVGVYATSTSTPLFFAQAVGRFVRARKRGETASVFLPSVPPLMILANTMEAERDHALDRPEKDEDGLFNPEENLMAEANREDKASDELTKGKFEALDSQASFDRVLFDGGEFGTGADIGSDEELDFLGIPGLLDAEQVGTLLRQRQHDQQSRKKRQSPLAAAASPAIPDHRMLMDLRNELAKNVAAWSARTGTPHGVVHTKLREVCGGPAVAQANEEQLQARLRKLQDWFIGRK
- a CDS encoding MBL fold metallo-hydrolase, with translation MKLTIVGCTGSFPGPGSPASCYLVTAHDGEREWKIVMDLGSGALGAIQRYTDLEDIDAIFLTHLHPDHCMDLCGLHVAVRWKPGGWGRDRLPVWGPAATADRMATAYGLDLDPGMHEEFDFTNWTELKPVTVGPFTVTPFAVNHPVEEAYALRVTATEPGKDGVPVTKILTYSGDTDSCQGLEDAAKGSDLFLCEAAFEEGRDDGIKDVHLTGKRAGEAAMNAGAKRLLLTHIPVWTSQTKVLSEAKPVFAGDVAVAVAGVHYTI